A window from Odocoileus virginianus isolate 20LAN1187 ecotype Illinois chromosome 24, Ovbor_1.2, whole genome shotgun sequence encodes these proteins:
- the MGAT4C gene encoding alpha-1,3-mannosyl-glycoprotein 4-beta-N-acetylglucosaminyltransferase C isoform X2, which produces MLKFHQVKHIFDVLDKMRCLRKRSTVSFLGVLVIFLLFMNLYIEDSYVMEGDKQILRETSTHQLSPEHYMHTFKDLSNFSGALNVTYRYLAVMPLQRKRFLTIGLSSVRRKKGSYLLETIKSIFEQSSYEELKEISVVVHLADFNSSWREVMLQDITQKFAHHIIAGRLMVIHAPEEYYPILSGLKRNYNDPEDRVRFRSKQNVDYAFLLNFCANISYYYVMLEDDVRCSKNFLTAIKKVIASLEGTYWVTLEFSKLGYIGKLYHSHDLPRLAHFLLMFYQEMPCDWLLTHFRSLLAQKNVIRFKPSLFQHMGYYSSYKGTENKLKDDDFEEEPFELPDNPPASLYTNMSVFENYDASKAYSSVDDYFWGKPPSTGDVFVIIFEKPIVIKRIKVNTGTEDRQNDILHHGALDVGENIRYFKQNRQCITYIRLGEFRNGNFEVSDVNQKIPFDIHCMRIYVTKTQKEWLIIRSISIWTS; this is translated from the exons ATGCTTAAATTTCACCAAGTGAAACATATTTTTGATGTACTAGATAAAATGCGATGCCTGCGAAAACGTTCTACAGTCTCATTCTTGGGAGTTCTtgtcattttccttctgtttatgAACTTGTACATTGAAGATAGCTATGTTATG GAAGGAGACAAACAGATTTTAAGGGAAACATCTACACATCAGCTGAGTCCAGAACACTACATGCATACTTTCAAAGATTTGTCTAATTTCTCAGGAGCCCTCAATGTCACCTATCGCTACTTAGCTGTCATGCCTTTACAAAGAAAGC GATTTCTTACAATTGGACTTTCATCAGTGAGACGAAAAAAAGGAAGCTATTTACTTGAGACAATCAAGTCAATTTTTGAGCAATCCAGCTATGAAGAATTGAAGGAAATTTCAGTGGTGGTTCATCTAGCTGACTTTAACTCATCCTGGCGTGAGGTCATGCTGCAAGATATTACACAGAAATTTGCCCACCATATTATTGCTGGAAGGTTAATGGTTATACATGCTCCAGAGGAATATTACCCAATCCTGAGTGGCCTTAAAAGAAATTACAATGATCCAGAAGATAGAGTCAGATTCCGTTCCAAGCAAAATGTAGATTATGCTTTTTTGCTCAACTTTTGTGccaatatttcatattattatgTAATGCTTGAAGATGATGTTCGTTGTTCAAAAAATTTCTTAACTGCCATCAAGAAAGTCATTGCATCCTTAGAAGGAACTTACTGGGTAACCCTTGAGTTCTCTAAGCTTGGCTATATTGGAAAACTTTATCATTCTCATGATCTCCCACGCTTGGCacattttttattaatgttttatcaAGAAATGCCTTGTGATTGGCTATTGACTCATTTCCGGAGTCTGTTAGCTCAGAAAAATGTGATTCGTTTTAAACCATCTCTCTTTCAGCACATGGGTTATTATTCATCATATAAAGGAACTGAGAACAAGTTGAAGGATGATGACTTTGAAGAGGAGCCATTTGAGCTCCCAGATAACCCTCCTGCAAGTCTATACACCAACATGAgtgtttttgaaaattatgatGCAAGCAAAGCTTACAGTAGTGTTGATGACTACTTCTGGGGGAAACCGCCTTCAACAGGAGATGTCTTTGTGATTATATTTGAAAAGCCAATTGTAATCAAAAGAATTAAAGTGAATACTGGAACAGAAGATCGACAAAATGATATTTTGCATCATGGAGCCCTAGATGTTGGGGAGAATATtagatattttaaacaaaatagacaatgTATTACTTATATTAGACTAGGAGAATTCAGAAATGGAAACTTTGAAGTATCTGATGTAAATCAAAAAATTCCATTTGATATACACTGTATGAGGATATATGTTACCAAAACACAAAAGGAATGGCTGATTATTAGGAGTATTAGCATTTGGACTTCTTAG
- the MGAT4C gene encoding alpha-1,3-mannosyl-glycoprotein 4-beta-N-acetylglucosaminyltransferase C isoform X1, which translates to MLNSGKERMLKFHQVKHIFDVLDKMRCLRKRSTVSFLGVLVIFLLFMNLYIEDSYVMEGDKQILRETSTHQLSPEHYMHTFKDLSNFSGALNVTYRYLAVMPLQRKRFLTIGLSSVRRKKGSYLLETIKSIFEQSSYEELKEISVVVHLADFNSSWREVMLQDITQKFAHHIIAGRLMVIHAPEEYYPILSGLKRNYNDPEDRVRFRSKQNVDYAFLLNFCANISYYYVMLEDDVRCSKNFLTAIKKVIASLEGTYWVTLEFSKLGYIGKLYHSHDLPRLAHFLLMFYQEMPCDWLLTHFRSLLAQKNVIRFKPSLFQHMGYYSSYKGTENKLKDDDFEEEPFELPDNPPASLYTNMSVFENYDASKAYSSVDDYFWGKPPSTGDVFVIIFEKPIVIKRIKVNTGTEDRQNDILHHGALDVGENIRYFKQNRQCITYIRLGEFRNGNFEVSDVNQKIPFDIHCMRIYVTKTQKEWLIIRSISIWTS; encoded by the exons ATGCTAAATAGTGGAAAG GAGAGAATGCTTAAATTTCACCAAGTGAAACATATTTTTGATGTACTAGATAAAATGCGATGCCTGCGAAAACGTTCTACAGTCTCATTCTTGGGAGTTCTtgtcattttccttctgtttatgAACTTGTACATTGAAGATAGCTATGTTATG GAAGGAGACAAACAGATTTTAAGGGAAACATCTACACATCAGCTGAGTCCAGAACACTACATGCATACTTTCAAAGATTTGTCTAATTTCTCAGGAGCCCTCAATGTCACCTATCGCTACTTAGCTGTCATGCCTTTACAAAGAAAGC GATTTCTTACAATTGGACTTTCATCAGTGAGACGAAAAAAAGGAAGCTATTTACTTGAGACAATCAAGTCAATTTTTGAGCAATCCAGCTATGAAGAATTGAAGGAAATTTCAGTGGTGGTTCATCTAGCTGACTTTAACTCATCCTGGCGTGAGGTCATGCTGCAAGATATTACACAGAAATTTGCCCACCATATTATTGCTGGAAGGTTAATGGTTATACATGCTCCAGAGGAATATTACCCAATCCTGAGTGGCCTTAAAAGAAATTACAATGATCCAGAAGATAGAGTCAGATTCCGTTCCAAGCAAAATGTAGATTATGCTTTTTTGCTCAACTTTTGTGccaatatttcatattattatgTAATGCTTGAAGATGATGTTCGTTGTTCAAAAAATTTCTTAACTGCCATCAAGAAAGTCATTGCATCCTTAGAAGGAACTTACTGGGTAACCCTTGAGTTCTCTAAGCTTGGCTATATTGGAAAACTTTATCATTCTCATGATCTCCCACGCTTGGCacattttttattaatgttttatcaAGAAATGCCTTGTGATTGGCTATTGACTCATTTCCGGAGTCTGTTAGCTCAGAAAAATGTGATTCGTTTTAAACCATCTCTCTTTCAGCACATGGGTTATTATTCATCATATAAAGGAACTGAGAACAAGTTGAAGGATGATGACTTTGAAGAGGAGCCATTTGAGCTCCCAGATAACCCTCCTGCAAGTCTATACACCAACATGAgtgtttttgaaaattatgatGCAAGCAAAGCTTACAGTAGTGTTGATGACTACTTCTGGGGGAAACCGCCTTCAACAGGAGATGTCTTTGTGATTATATTTGAAAAGCCAATTGTAATCAAAAGAATTAAAGTGAATACTGGAACAGAAGATCGACAAAATGATATTTTGCATCATGGAGCCCTAGATGTTGGGGAGAATATtagatattttaaacaaaatagacaatgTATTACTTATATTAGACTAGGAGAATTCAGAAATGGAAACTTTGAAGTATCTGATGTAAATCAAAAAATTCCATTTGATATACACTGTATGAGGATATATGTTACCAAAACACAAAAGGAATGGCTGATTATTAGGAGTATTAGCATTTGGACTTCTTAG